The Lycium barbarum isolate Lr01 chromosome 9, ASM1917538v2, whole genome shotgun sequence genome has a segment encoding these proteins:
- the LOC132611050 gene encoding probable glutathione peroxidase 5, with translation MGASESVPQKSIHEFTVKDVKRKDVDLSIYKGKMLLVVNVASKCGFTSTNYTQLTQLYNQYKDKGFEILAFPCNQFLKQEPGTSEDAQEFACTRFNAEYPIFQKVRVNGPNAAPVYKFLKASKGGFCGSSIKWNFTKFLVDKEGKVIRRYGSTTPPLSIKGDIEKALGEN, from the exons ATGGGTGCTTCTGAATCAGTTCCACAAAAATCAATCCATGAATTCACTGTCAAG GATGTCAAAAGGAAAGATGTAGACTTAAGCATCTACAAAGGAAAAATGCTTCTTGTTGTTAATGTTGCATCCAAATG TGGTTTCACAAGCACCAATTATACCCAATTGACTCAACTCTACAACCAATACAAAGATAAAG GTTTTGAGATCTTGGCCTTCCCTTGCAACCAATTTTTGAAGCAAGAGCCTGGTACGAGCGAGGATGCTCAAGAATTTGCTTGCACAAGATTTAATGCAGAATATCCCATTTTCCAAAAG GTGCGAGTTAATGGTCCGAATGCGGCACCAGTCTACAAATTCCTTAAAGCAAGCAAAGGTGGTTTTTGCGGTTCCAGTATTAAATGGAATTTCACCAAGTTTTTGGTTGATAAAGAAGGGAAAGTTATCCGGCGCTATGGCTCAACCACTCCACCATTATCAATCAag